The segment GTAGTCGAATAGTTATTCATGCACTGCGTCCTAACCATTTGTAGCTGATCGAAAACCTTCCGAATCGAGACTACCTGATGCACGGACACTACTACTTGATCCGGATATCGCAGATTGACGACCGCGAGATTTTCAAAATTTGCCTGGATTACTGGCTGAAGCTGGTCCAGGAATTGTACGAGGAGATGCAGCAGCTTCCAATCACGGATCTCAACCCGCTCATGGCTGTGGGAGGCATGTCTGGCAGTGGTGCCCCGAACCCTACGCTCTTGATGAACTATCCACTTCGAAAACACAAATACAACGAGGTCCTATCAAATCTGCGAGTTGTCATGATTGAGAGAATGGTCAGGCCTGAGGAAGTTCTCATCGTTGAAAACGACGAAGGGGAGATTGTCCGAGAGTTTGTCAAGGAAAGCGACACAGTCCAACTGTATAAGACTATCAGAGAATGTCTGGTTTACCTGACGCACTTGGATGTGGTGGACACGGAGAATATCATGACTGAAAAGCTGGCCCGTCAGGTCGACGGTTCTGAGTGGTCGTGGCACAACTGCAATGTCCTGTGTTGGGCCATTGGATCCATCTCCCTAGCCATGAACGAGGAAACCGAGAAGCGGTTCTTAGTCACAGTTATCAAGGACCTTTTGGGGCTTACAGAGATGAAGCGCGGAAAAGACAACAAGGCGGTCGTCGCCAGCAACATTATGTATATCGTGGGCCAGTACCCTCGATTCTTGAAAGCGCACTGGAAGTTCCTTAAGACGGTTGTCAACAAGCTGTTTGAGTTTATGCACGAGTCTCACGAGGGTAAGCCCCCCAGACCCGCAATGACAGCCATCTGAACAAGACTAGCATGCTAACTTTATTTTCCCAGGTGTGCAAGACATGGCCTGCGATACCTTCATCAAGATCGCCAGACAGTGCCGAAGACATTTTGTGGCCCTCCAGCCTAGTGAGCAGGAGCCATTCATTGAGGAGATTGTTAGGAACATGGGCAAGATTACGTGTGATTTAACACCGCAGCAAGTCCATACCTTTTACGAAGCGTGTGGTTACATGGTTGCCGCCCAGGGCAACAAGCACCAGCAGGAGCGGCTCTTGGCAGATTTGATGAATATCCCCAACGCTGCGTGGGATGAGATCATTAAGCAGGCCACTGTTAACCCTTCAATCTTGCAAGATGCAGAGACCATCAAAGTCATTGGCAATATCATGAAGACCAATGTTTCTGCCTGTAGCTCAATTGGGCCGTACTTTTACCCCCAGATTGGACGAATTTACCACGACATGCTGGAGATGTATCGCGCCACTAGCGGTCTCATCTCAGAGGCTGTCGCTCGAGATGGCAAGTCaaacatgcatgcatggatGATTTAATACTTTGCAACACGACTAACCTTTGAACTAGGTGAGCTGGCGACGAAAATGCCCCGAGTCCGCGGCCTGAGAACCATCAAGAAGGAGATCCTCAAGCTTGTTGAGATTTACGTCGAAAAGGCCGAAGACCTGCAGGCTGTTCGTGCTCAAATGGTTCCTCCTTTACTCGACTGTGTGCTTGTCGATTACAACCGAAATGTTGCAGGGGCTCGTGACGCCGAAGTGTTGAAGGCCATgtccaccatcatcaccaagctCTCTGCTCTGATGGAGGACCAGGTTCCAACAATCATGGAAAATGTCTTCGAATGTACTTTGGAAATGATCAACAAGGACTTCTCCGAGTTCCCTGAGCATCGAGTCGAGTTCTTCAATCTCCTTCGAGCCATCAATTTGCACTGCTTCCCTGCGTTGTTGAAGCTGGATAACAACCAGTTCAAATTTGTTATTGACTCTTGCTCCTGGGCTTTCAAGCACGACAACCGAGATGTCGAGGCTGCTGGTCTGAACATGTGTCTTG is part of the Metarhizium brunneum chromosome 4, complete sequence genome and harbors:
- the xpo1 gene encoding Exportin-1 — protein: MAVTIEELDTTVRTFYEGRGDQQKAAQAALNQFKEDPDAWLMVDKILSTAQYPQTKYLGLQVLDNVIMTRWKVLPRDQCQGIRNFIVQFIIQCSSSEDALKSNKTLLNKLNLVLISVLKQEWPHNWPTFINEIISSCHANLSICENNMIILRLLSEEVFDYSAEQMTSTKTRNLKQTMCAEFSQIFQLCQEVLTTADQPSLVHATLETLLRFCNWIPLGYIFETNLIETLRTRFLSVPEFRNITLQCLTEIGGLQTGGAGQSNSYDEQLVKMFTEVLTTIADIIPVSLDLKATYPTSNSRDQEFVQNLALFLCNFFGTHLNLIENLPNRDYLMHGHYYLIRISQIDDREIFKICLDYWLKLVQELYEEMQQLPITDLNPLMAVGGMSGSGAPNPTLLMNYPLRKHKYNEVLSNLRVVMIERMVRPEEVLIVENDEGEIVREFVKESDTVQLYKTIRECLVYLTHLDVVDTENIMTEKLARQVDGSEWSWHNCNVLCWAIGSISLAMNEETEKRFLVTVIKDLLGLTEMKRGKDNKAVVASNIMYIVGQYPRFLKAHWKFLKTVVNKLFEFMHESHEGVQDMACDTFIKIARQCRRHFVALQPSEQEPFIEEIVRNMGKITCDLTPQQVHTFYEACGYMVAAQGNKHQQERLLADLMNIPNAAWDEIIKQATVNPSILQDAETIKVIGNIMKTNVSACSSIGPYFYPQIGRIYHDMLEMYRATSGLISEAVARDGELATKMPRVRGLRTIKKEILKLVEIYVEKAEDLQAVRAQMVPPLLDCVLVDYNRNVAGARDAEVLKAMSTIITKLSALMEDQVPTIMENVFECTLEMINKDFSEFPEHRVEFFNLLRAINLHCFPALLKLDNNQFKFVIDSCSWAFKHDNRDVEAAGLNMCLELINNIAEKTDVATANAFFQRFFMTILQDVLFVVTDNDHKAGFKTQSMLLMKLFYYIHPADGTQPKIQGPIYTPDQAQAGTSNKEYLGNSVAALLRNAFPNLQAAQVTSFVEGLFSFNTTYDKFRLNLRDFLISLKEFAGDNAELFVVEKEQREADAKAADMERRQKVGGLLKPSELEDEEL